TCGATTTTGAGAATGGGAACGCCTTGCTTATCCAACCCCAAAAACTCATGCTCAAAGCCATTACTCGTTAGCCATTGCGAAACTGGGGCAGTTACCTCAGTCGTAGCTAAAGCCGCTTCTTGCTTTTCTGATTGATTATCTGCCAACGGTTTCTACCTCCTTCTGAGCCATTTGCAAAGCGGGCAGAGGAATGCCAGACTCAACTAATTCCTTAGGTGGAGCCATACGGCTAGGCATTTCTAGATATTGTCCAGTCAAAATTGGGCTAACTACCTTCATTTCATGCTTTACCGCATAGTAGCGATGAGTGCGATCAAGAGTAGCTCTTTCTTTAAATCCTTCAGTGCCGATTTTTTTACGCAACTTGATGATCGCGTCCATAATTGCTTCAGGACGAGGAGGACACCCTGGGATATACACATCAACGGGAATCAGCTTATCCACACCGCGCACTGTGGTGTAGGAATCGGTGCTAAACATGCCACCTGTGATCGTGCAAGCGCCCATGGCGATTACATATTTCGGTTCTTGCATTTGCTCATAGAGACGCACTAGCGCAGGAGCCATTTTCATGGTGACTGTCCCTGCGGTGATGATCAAGTCAGCTTGACGGGGGCTAGAACGGGGCAGTAGACCAAAGCGATCAAAGTCAAATCTGGAGCCAATCATGGCAGCAAACTCAATGAAGCAGCAGCTAGTACCGTAGAGCATCGGCCAGAGGCTAGACATTCTCGACCAGTTGTAAAGGTCGTTGAGGGTGGTCAAAACGACATTATTAGATAAGTCTTGGGTGACTTGTGGTGTAGCGGCGGGATTAATGAGGCGTTGTGTTTGTTCTTCGATGCTGAAGTCCAGACCAACGTTTTCGGATTTCATGACCATTCTAAGGCTCCTTTTCTCCAAGCGTAGACTAGACCTAATACAAGAATGCTAATAAAGATTAATGCTTCCACAAAAGCAAGTAATCCTAGTTTACTAAATGCGACTGCCCAAGGGTATAAAAATACCGTTTCTACGTCAAAGATAACGAAGGCGAGTGCAAACATATAATAACGAATATTAAACTGTATCCAAGCTCCCCCAATGGGTTCACAGCCAGACTCGTAGGTGGTACGACCTGCGGCTCCAGACTGTTTTGGGCTTAATAGAGCAGATAATGCTAGCCCCGATAGGGGGACAAGCGTACAAACGATGATGAATACCAGTAAGTATTCGTATCCGCTTAAAACCAAAATTTATTACCTCTTCAAGCTAGCTTGACTAAATTCTAATTTGTCACGGTCAGCTTTCGCGATCGCTTCAAATTAGGAGATCCTGACTACATTATATGGGTGTAGGGGTAGATGAAAATTTGTAACAGACTAGAAATTTTTCTATACATTGGCTTATATACTTGGATAAGGTCTCAGATTCTGTTGATTTGAGGCTTTAGCAGCGATCGCAGTTTTTGACTAGCCCGCAATTATCCCGTAATTATCGTAATTATATTTATTTATCCCAGCATATATTTCCATAATCGCTTTTATAGCGGTTTTCAAGCAAGCGAAGTACGGTTTTGTTTCCCCGCCTTCGGCGGGGAAACAAAACCGTACTTCACCAGACTGATAAACGCTATATAGCTGTTTTTATTACTATTTTAAAATTCATGCTAAGTTGCCTTCGCAGTTACCTAGCGTGAGTGATAACACTATTTTTATTTAAAAAAGTTTAGGAGAATCCATGAGTCAAGGTTTAGCAACGCTTTTGCGTGTAGGCACACAAAAATCACACTCCGCAGCAGAGAGTACAGATTTTATTAAATGTTTTTTAAAGGGTGTAGTTAACAAGACAGCCTATAGCAGACTAGTCGGCAACCTTTACTTTGTTTACAAAGCGATCGAAGCAGAGTTTGAAGTTCACAAAAATGATCCTGTTCTCAGCAAGCTCTACTACCGTGAATTGTGGCGTGAAAAGAGCCTAGAGCTCGATATGTTGTTTTACTTTGGCTCCAACTGGCGCGAAGCAGTAAAGCCTACTCCTGCTTGCGAAAAGTATCTTGCTCGTATCCGTGAGATTTCTGCTAATGACCCAGTATTGCTAGTTGCCCATGCCTATACTCGCTACATGGGTGACCTTTCTGGAGGTCAAATCCTCAAGAAAATTGCTAAGGAGTCGATGGGATTGACTGAAGGCGATGGCACTGCTTTCTATGAGTTTGATGACATTCGTAATCATGGCGAATTCAAAAAACGCTACCGTGAAGCTCTGGATACCTTGCCTGTAGATGCTGCTACTGCTGAGCGCATT
This genomic stretch from Pseudanabaena galeata CCNP1313 harbors:
- a CDS encoding NADH dehydrogenase subunit K, whose amino-acid sequence is MKSENVGLDFSIEEQTQRLINPAATPQVTQDLSNNVVLTTLNDLYNWSRMSSLWPMLYGTSCCFIEFAAMIGSRFDFDRFGLLPRSSPRQADLIITAGTVTMKMAPALVRLYEQMQEPKYVIAMGACTITGGMFSTDSYTTVRGVDKLIPVDVYIPGCPPRPEAIMDAIIKLRKKIGTEGFKERATLDRTHRYYAVKHEMKVVSPILTGQYLEMPSRMAPPKELVESGIPLPALQMAQKEVETVGR
- the ndhC gene encoding NADH-quinone oxidoreductase subunit A; amino-acid sequence: MLVLSGYEYLLVFIIVCTLVPLSGLALSALLSPKQSGAAGRTTYESGCEPIGGAWIQFNIRYYMFALAFVIFDVETVFLYPWAVAFSKLGLLAFVEALIFISILVLGLVYAWRKGALEWS
- a CDS encoding biliverdin-producing heme oxygenase, whose translation is MSQGLATLLRVGTQKSHSAAESTDFIKCFLKGVVNKTAYSRLVGNLYFVYKAIEAEFEVHKNDPVLSKLYYRELWREKSLELDMLFYFGSNWREAVKPTPACEKYLARIREISANDPVLLVAHAYTRYMGDLSGGQILKKIAKESMGLTEGDGTAFYEFDDIRNHGEFKKRYREALDTLPVDAATAERIVDEANASFHMNMAMFRELEGNWLLALTKFGWNSLVTKIKGEPKNTSVRRESNAAS